In Amycolatopsis sp. EV170708-02-1, the following are encoded in one genomic region:
- a CDS encoding MarR family winged helix-turn-helix transcriptional regulator, which yields MSAQGPGQALFAFVRHWSRRTAAVADQGRLVLVGEAVHSLADRGAEATVNAIAVEIGLDQSGASRLVKAAIEAGYLSMEASRGDGRRREVSLTAAGRSMLDQAHRWQEQVFDQLTAGWSEKRRSEFQRAMSDLIDRSHLLHAP from the coding sequence ATGAGCGCCCAAGGTCCTGGCCAGGCCCTGTTCGCCTTCGTTCGGCACTGGTCGCGCCGGACGGCGGCCGTCGCCGATCAAGGGCGTCTCGTTCTCGTCGGCGAAGCCGTCCACTCCCTCGCCGATCGCGGGGCCGAGGCGACGGTGAACGCGATCGCCGTCGAGATCGGCCTCGACCAGAGCGGCGCGTCGCGTCTGGTCAAGGCCGCGATCGAGGCGGGCTACCTGTCCATGGAGGCCTCGCGCGGCGATGGGCGCCGTCGCGAGGTTTCGCTGACCGCGGCGGGCCGGTCCATGCTCGACCAGGCGCATCGTTGGCAGGAGCAGGTCTTCGATCAGCTGACCGCCGGGTGGAGCGAGAAGCGGCGAAGCGAGTTTCAGCGGGCCATGAGCGATCTCATCGACCGCTCGCATCTGCTACATGCTCCGTGA
- a CDS encoding SDR family NAD(P)-dependent oxidoreductase, with the protein MTRPSFVVTGASSGIGRACVAELVRRDAHVWASVRTDADERELVRAHGEAVTVLRMDLRDPASIAACGEKVVAAGPVRGLVNNAGTARPGPLEHVPLDDFRHQLEVNVTGQLAVTQAMLPALRAASRARVVTVGSMGGRIAGPMVGPYHTSKFALVGLTDSLRAELAPSGIGVVLVEPGAVATSIWSRARAAAEEVRAALPETARERYAAQLDEAERSAERSARNGVPPERVARVVVHALTARRAAPRYLVGRDAHIAAVLANLPFRLRYRLTAAKR; encoded by the coding sequence GTGACGCGTCCGTCCTTTGTGGTCACCGGGGCGTCGAGCGGGATCGGCCGGGCGTGCGTGGCCGAACTCGTCCGGCGGGACGCCCACGTCTGGGCCAGTGTGCGCACCGACGCGGATGAACGGGAACTTGTTCGTGCGCACGGCGAAGCGGTCACCGTGCTGCGGATGGATCTCCGGGATCCGGCGTCGATCGCGGCTTGCGGCGAGAAGGTCGTGGCGGCGGGTCCGGTGCGGGGGCTGGTGAACAACGCCGGGACGGCCAGGCCGGGGCCGCTGGAACACGTCCCGCTCGACGATTTCCGGCACCAGCTGGAGGTCAACGTCACCGGTCAGCTCGCCGTCACGCAGGCGATGCTGCCCGCGCTGCGCGCCGCGTCCCGTGCCAGGGTCGTGACGGTCGGGTCGATGGGCGGACGGATCGCCGGGCCGATGGTCGGGCCGTATCACACGTCGAAGTTCGCCTTGGTCGGTTTGACCGACAGCCTGCGCGCCGAGCTGGCCCCGTCGGGGATCGGCGTCGTCCTCGTCGAGCCCGGCGCCGTCGCCACCTCGATCTGGTCGCGAGCCCGCGCCGCCGCCGAAGAGGTGCGTGCCGCGCTGCCGGAAACCGCGCGGGAAAGGTATGCGGCGCAACTGGACGAGGCCGAACGCAGTGCGGAGCGGTCCGCGCGGAACGGGGTACCGCCCGAGCGGGTGGCGCGGGTCGTGGTCCACGCGCTGACCGCGCGCCGTGCCGCACCGAGGTACCTGGTGGGCAGGGACGCGCATATCGCCGCCGTGCTGGCGAACCTGCCGTTCCGCCTCCGCTACCGGCTGACGGCGGCGAAGCGATGA
- a CDS encoding SRPBCC domain-containing protein, with the protein MTDLTITRLLDAPRELVFRVWTDPDHLAQWWGPAGFTSKSCTVNLTVGGKWRTCISDGETELWMSGVYHEIVPPERLVFSFAWEEPEGFRGHDTLVTVAFSDLDGKTEMSFHQAIFETVAERDSHAEGWQSCFGRLTEHVADASGR; encoded by the coding sequence ATGACCGACCTGACGATCACCCGCCTCCTCGACGCGCCGCGCGAGCTCGTCTTCCGCGTGTGGACCGACCCGGACCATCTCGCCCAGTGGTGGGGCCCGGCCGGCTTCACCAGCAAGTCCTGCACCGTCAACCTCACCGTGGGCGGCAAGTGGCGCACCTGCATCAGCGACGGCGAGACCGAGCTGTGGATGTCCGGCGTCTACCACGAGATCGTCCCGCCGGAGCGGCTCGTCTTCAGCTTCGCCTGGGAGGAGCCGGAAGGCTTCCGCGGGCACGACACCCTCGTCACGGTCGCCTTCTCCGATCTCGACGGCAAGACGGAGATGTCGTTCCATCAAGCGATCTTCGAGACCGTGGCGGAGCGCGACAGCCACGCCGAAGGTTGGCAGTCCTGCTTCGGCCGCCTCACGGAGCATGTAGCAGATGCGAGCGGTCGATGA
- a CDS encoding glycosyltransferase — protein MSRLVVIVAPGSRGDVQPCIALGRGLDGDRVRVLAAERFRTLVTSHGLDFAPLSADPGEILGSDGGREWTEGRTSVTFLRGLRGALAPVMERLLADVHQGAAGADLVLAPTLGFLGAHLGASLGVPNVELHYQPSVPTGAFAHPLAPWAAKAGPCGRRLSFRAVDTVAWQVLRPEVDRWRERSLGLPAAGLRGPRRTETPVLCGFSDAVVPRPKDWPARVHVTGYWFLEAPAGWRPDPRLRDFLASGPPPVYVGFGSMRPSEAERTFAAVRAALRRAGLRGLLGTDAGAGDDDLLTVGDVPHAWLFPRTAAVVHHGGAGTTAAALRAGVPSLVCPVFSDQPYWGDRVSRLGAGPRPLPLRELTADSLTARLLELSGNLLFRRGAQYVAGRLREEDGVARARQVLRSVG, from the coding sequence ATGAGCCGGCTCGTGGTGATCGTCGCTCCCGGCTCGCGGGGCGACGTCCAGCCGTGCATCGCCTTGGGGCGTGGTCTCGACGGTGATCGGGTGCGGGTGCTGGCGGCCGAACGGTTCCGGACCCTGGTGACCTCGCACGGCCTGGATTTCGCGCCGCTCTCGGCCGATCCCGGGGAGATTCTCGGTTCGGACGGTGGACGCGAATGGACCGAAGGGCGCACGTCGGTGACCTTCCTGCGCGGGTTGCGTGGTGCGCTGGCCCCGGTGATGGAGCGTCTGCTGGCCGACGTCCACCAGGGAGCGGCGGGGGCGGACCTCGTCCTCGCCCCGACGCTGGGATTCCTCGGCGCGCACCTGGGCGCGTCGCTCGGCGTTCCCAATGTGGAACTGCACTACCAGCCCAGCGTGCCGACGGGGGCCTTCGCCCATCCGCTGGCGCCGTGGGCGGCCAAGGCCGGGCCCTGCGGCAGGCGGCTGAGCTTCCGCGCCGTCGACACCGTCGCCTGGCAGGTGCTGCGGCCGGAGGTGGACCGGTGGCGCGAGCGGTCACTCGGCCTGCCCGCGGCCGGGCTGCGCGGGCCACGGCGGACGGAAACCCCGGTGCTGTGCGGATTTTCCGACGCCGTGGTGCCCCGGCCGAAGGACTGGCCGGCGCGGGTCCACGTCACGGGGTACTGGTTCCTCGAAGCGCCCGCCGGCTGGCGGCCGGACCCGCGTCTGCGGGATTTCCTCGCGTCCGGGCCGCCTCCGGTGTACGTCGGTTTCGGCAGTATGCGGCCGTCGGAGGCGGAGCGGACGTTCGCGGCCGTCCGCGCGGCGTTGCGCCGGGCCGGGTTGCGCGGCCTGCTCGGTACCGATGCCGGAGCCGGCGACGACGATCTGCTGACCGTCGGGGACGTCCCGCACGCGTGGCTGTTCCCACGTACCGCGGCGGTGGTGCACCACGGTGGCGCGGGCACGACGGCGGCCGCATTGCGTGCCGGTGTTCCGTCGCTGGTCTGCCCGGTCTTCTCCGACCAGCCCTACTGGGGCGACCGGGTTTCCCGGCTCGGCGCCGGTCCGCGCCCGCTGCCGCTGCGGGAGCTGACGGCGGACTCGCTGACCGCGCGGCTGCTGGAGCTGTCCGGCAATCTCCTGTTCCGCCGCGGCGCGCAGTACGTCGCGGGGCGGCTGCGCGAGGAGGACGGGGTGGCGCGAGCCCGGCAGGTACTGCGATCGGTGGGCTAA
- a CDS encoding LLM class flavin-dependent oxidoreductase, protein MTLRSALWLPIFDELADPVIIARLAAEAEEAGWHGLFVWDHVRWREPVRAIADPWITLAAVASATETLAFGPMVTPLARRRPVKLARETATLDRLSGGRLILGAGLGSDRFGEEFSRTGDEPDDRKRAEMLDESLEILTVAWSGEPVRHHGVHYTVDDITFLPRPARPVPVWLAGFPGKTKPMRRAARYDGFFPVNLPHADEFAEAVETITALREGDMARYDFAIGVPAGTDLAPYERAGATWWMAEFPWDDLSVDAVRGVLREGPA, encoded by the coding sequence ATGACACTGCGCTCAGCACTCTGGCTGCCGATCTTCGACGAACTGGCCGATCCGGTGATCATCGCGCGCCTCGCCGCCGAAGCCGAAGAAGCGGGCTGGCACGGCTTGTTCGTCTGGGATCACGTCCGCTGGCGCGAGCCGGTGCGCGCGATCGCCGATCCGTGGATCACCCTCGCCGCCGTCGCGTCGGCCACCGAGACCCTCGCCTTCGGCCCGATGGTCACGCCGCTCGCCCGCCGCCGCCCGGTCAAGCTCGCCCGCGAGACGGCCACTTTGGACCGGTTGAGCGGCGGACGGCTGATCCTCGGCGCGGGGCTCGGCAGCGACCGCTTCGGCGAGGAGTTCTCGAGGACCGGCGACGAACCGGACGATCGCAAACGCGCCGAGATGCTCGACGAATCGCTTGAGATCCTCACTGTCGCCTGGTCGGGTGAACCGGTGCGCCACCACGGCGTGCACTACACGGTCGACGACATCACCTTCCTGCCTCGTCCCGCCCGTCCGGTCCCTGTGTGGCTGGCCGGCTTCCCGGGGAAGACGAAGCCGATGCGCAGGGCCGCGCGGTACGACGGATTCTTTCCGGTGAACCTGCCGCACGCGGACGAGTTCGCCGAGGCGGTCGAGACGATCACCGCCCTGCGCGAGGGCGACATGGCGCGGTACGACTTCGCCATCGGAGTGCCCGCGGGCACTGATCTCGCGCCCTACGAGCGGGCGGGGGCGACCTGGTGGATGGCCGAATTCCCCTGGGACGACCTCTCCGTCGACGCGGTCCGCGGCGTCTTGCGGGAGGGCCCGGCTTGA
- a CDS encoding alpha/beta hydrolase family protein — protein MRDTSRRLRAVASLVAAACLLPSVFAASARAESEVPDARADDGSHVVAQTTVDGDPRMLDLTVRSVGVGSYAMVRLILPSGWDAEPDRKWPAVYLLAGETRLQDYRGWTANTDIRKLADDSGALVVMPGSGSAGFFSDWWNYGKNVVLNHWETFTAVEIPQLIDRGYRGDGRRVAAGLSLGGYGAVELAARRPGVFRFAGSFSGNLNPTGPYGELLTSAIVASARQDPEALWGDRRREASRWDAHDPLVNADRLRGTELYLSTGNGLPGPFDGKLPIDVLPGAMLLEFLCSGQTTAMADRLNRLGVPVMTDFYGPGTHHWAYWQDQLHKTWPRMLRALAAPVKAGESS, from the coding sequence ATGCGCGATACTTCGAGGCGGCTGCGGGCCGTCGCGTCGCTGGTGGCCGCCGCCTGCCTGCTGCCGAGTGTCTTCGCGGCCTCGGCACGGGCCGAGAGCGAAGTCCCGGACGCCCGCGCCGACGACGGCTCACACGTCGTCGCCCAGACCACTGTGGACGGTGACCCGCGGATGCTGGATCTCACCGTGCGCTCGGTCGGCGTCGGGAGTTACGCGATGGTGCGGCTGATCCTGCCGTCCGGCTGGGACGCCGAACCGGACCGCAAGTGGCCGGCGGTGTACCTGCTCGCCGGGGAGACGCGGCTGCAGGACTACCGCGGCTGGACCGCCAACACCGACATCCGGAAGCTCGCCGACGACTCGGGCGCGCTGGTGGTGATGCCGGGCTCGGGTTCAGCGGGGTTCTTTTCCGACTGGTGGAATTACGGCAAGAACGTCGTGCTCAATCACTGGGAGACGTTCACCGCCGTCGAGATCCCGCAGCTGATCGACCGCGGCTATCGCGGGGACGGCCGCCGGGTGGCGGCGGGGCTCTCGCTCGGCGGCTACGGCGCGGTCGAACTCGCCGCCCGGCGGCCGGGGGTATTCCGGTTCGCCGGGTCGTTCAGCGGCAATCTCAACCCCACGGGCCCGTACGGCGAGCTGCTGACCAGCGCGATCGTGGCCTCGGCGCGGCAGGACCCCGAAGCGCTCTGGGGTGACCGCCGTCGCGAGGCGTCCCGCTGGGACGCGCACGATCCGCTGGTGAACGCCGACCGCCTGCGCGGCACGGAGCTGTACCTGTCCACGGGCAACGGCCTGCCCGGACCGTTCGACGGCAAGCTCCCGATCGACGTGCTGCCCGGCGCGATGCTGCTCGAATTCCTCTGCTCCGGCCAGACCACCGCGATGGCCGACCGGCTGAACCGGCTCGGTGTCCCGGTCATGACGGACTTCTACGGGCCGGGCACGCATCACTGGGCGTACTGGCAGGACCAGTTGCACAAGACGTGGCCGCGGATGCTGCGTGCCCTCGCCGCACCGGTGAAGGCGGGGGAGTCGTCGTGA